Genomic DNA from Desulfurivibrio alkaliphilus AHT 2:
ATAGCCTTGCCCAGCAGGCTTTTGGGTGGTACTTCCCGCTGCCGGGCCAACAGCCACTGCCGGAAGTCGGCCAGCAGGGGCACCGCCTGCGCTTGCCGCTGCTGTTGGATTGCCTCTTGATCAAGCCCGGCCTCCCGCATGGCCGCCTCGATTTTGTACAATTTGCCGATCCATTCCAGGGCCTCGCCGGCAATGCCGTCCCGCTTGGTTTTGCCGGCGGCCTTGAGGACGTCATTGAACTTGCGCCGGGCATGAGCCCAGCAATCGGCATGGATCACCCCCGGCTGATGGTCGAGGAAGTCATAGCCGATGTAGCCGTCGGTCTGGACGCAGCCCCGGTAGCCCCGGAGAAAAACGGCGGCCGGATCGCCACTCCGGGTGGGCTGATACTGGAACACCAGGACCGGACGTTCGGGTGCACCGCCGCGAAAGACCCACATGTAGGACTTGGCTTTGGCGGCCCGGCCGATTTCGGCCAGCACCTGGAGGGTGGTCTCGTCAACATTGACCACCGGTCCGGAACGAATCTCTTCCTGCATCAATTCCAACAGCGGTTCGCGCCGTTCGGCCACCTTCATCGCCCAGCCGCACATGACGCCCCGGCCGATCTCCACCCCCAGCCGGGCGAACTGCCCTTCCTGGCGATAGAAAGGCAGGGCATCGGCGAATTTGGCGGTCAATACGTGGGCCAGCAGGCCGGGACTGGCGATACTTTTAGCAATCATCTGCTCCGGGGCCGGGGCGATGACCACAGTCGGCCCTTCATCTGCAACCCCTTCGCATTGCCGGCAGGCGTACTTGGGGCGGAGCGGGAGTCGAAGTCATGCCGACAATGTAACCCATCTCCCTGAAACGTCAAGTAAATACTCTCCTGAAACGCTAAAAAATCCGGCTGTATTCCAGCTTTTTATGCGGCAGCTCAGTCGCCGGCCGATCCCTGAACTTGCGCCGCCACCAACCAAAGGCATGCCGGCTCAGACCGTACTCCCGGCAATACGCCGTCTGGGTCAGGCCGCTCCGCTCCCAAGCCGCCACATGGGCGGCCCAGAAACGCCGCTTGCTGCCCCTGCCGTTCTTGTCCATGATCACCTCCTCGGGTAAAGTGCCGCCGAGAATATCCCGGCCGCCAACCAGGGGTGATATTGCCATGGCGGGGGAGGCAAAAAAAGAAGGGGTTCATTGAGCGCTTACGAAGAAAATAAGGCAGGATGAAGAGAGGTAATTTTTAGATAGGATTAAAGAAGATGGAGGGACGGCAAAATTGCTACATTTTCAAACGGCCCATTTTAGTGCTCTTTCAGGTTGCCGCTGACAGCGTACCAGATGATCGCTGGCCGCCTTGCTGGCGGCATATGGGCTGTTGGGGGCATACGGGGTGGTTTCAAGTAAAGGGCGGATCGTCCGGGCTCAAGGTGCCATACACCTCGTCGGTGGAGACATGGAGAAAACGGAACTCTTCCCGCTCCACCCCGGCCAGCGTCTGCCAGTGCGCCCGCGCCGCCTCCAGCAACCGCAGGGTGCCCACCACGTTGGTCTGGACGAAGGCCTCCGGCCCGTGAATGGAACGATCCACATGGGATTCCGCCGCAAAATGGATCACCGCCCGGGGGCGATGCTCGGCAAAAAGCCGCTGCAACAGGGCCGCGTCGGTGATATCGCCATGGACAAAATGGTAGGCGGAGGAGCCGGCCAGGGCTTGCAGGTTTTCCGGGTTACCGGCGTAGGTGAGGGCATCCAGGTTGACCACCGGTTCGCCGCCCTGGCCAAGCCATTGCAGAATAAAATTGGCGCCGATGAAACCGGCGCCTCCGGTGATCAACAGCATTTCCCCGCCCCCAATCTGTTAAACCCCGTAATATTCCCGGTACCAGGCGGCAAAACGACCAATGCCCTCTTGCACTGTGGTGCCGGGCTGGTAGCTGAAATCGCGCACCAGGTCGGCGACATCGGCAAAGGTATCCGGCACGTCGCCGGGTTGCAGGGGCAGCATTTCCTTTTGAGCCGTCTTGCCCAGGGCCTTTTCCAGGGTCTCGACATACTCCATCAGCTCCACCTGCCGGTTGTTGCCGATGTTGTACACCCGCCAGGGCGCAGTGCTGCTGCCGGGATCGGGGTTGTCGCCGGACCACTCCGGGTTGGGGGCCGCCGGCTTGTCCAGCACCCGCACCACTCCTTCGATGATGTCGTCGATAAAGGTGAAATCTCGCCGGTGCTTGCCGTAGTTGAAGATTTTGATCGATTCGCCGGCCATGATCGCCCGGGTGAATTTGGCTAAAGCCATGTCCGGACGGTCCCAGGGGCCGTAAACCGTAAAAAAGCGCAGACCTGCGGATTTTCAATGGAATAGCGCACCCCGGCTTGGGCCGCCAGGTTCACCACCCGCCGGGGCTGGTGCACGGCAAAAACCTCTGCCACCGCCGCCTTATCGGCCAGGTCGACACGGCAATGGGTATAGCCGGGATGATCGGCATGGCGTGCCAGCCGAGCCTCCTTGAGCGACGGGTCGTAGTAGTCGTTGTGATTGTCGATTCCCACCACTTGGTCCCCGCGGGCCAGCAACCGCAAAGACAGGGCGGAACCGATGAAGCCGGCGGCGCCGGTGATCAGCACTTTCATTTTATAGCTCCCTGCAACCGTCCAACCCCAATGTAGGTAAACCCCGCCTCCCGCATCATGACCGGCTCGTAAACATTACGCAGGTCGATAAACAGCGGCTGGGCCATCAATGCCCGCAATCGTTGCAGGTCCAAGGCCCGGTACTGGTTCCATTCGGTCATCAGGATCAGGGCGTCGGCGCCGGTGGCGACGGCATAGGGGTCGTCCAGGTAGCGGCATTCCGGCATTATTTTGGCGGCCTCGCCCATCCCCTGGGGGTCGTGTACTTGCAGCGCCGCCCCCTTCTCCGACAGGGCGGGCAGAATGGTTAATGCCGGCGCCTCGCGCAGGTCATCGGTTTCCGGCTTGAAGGTCAGCCCCAGCACGCCGATGGTTTTGCCGGCCTCGCTGCCGCCCAGGGCGTCGCGGATTTTCTTGATCATTCGCCCCTTCTGGGCCGCGTTCACCTCCACCGCCGCCTCTACCATACGGCTGGTGCTGCCATGTTCCTGGGCAATGCGCAGCAGGGCCAGGGTATCTTTGGGAAAACAGGAGCCGCCGTAGCCGGGGCCGGGATGCAGAAACTTGCCGCCGATCCGGCCATCCAGCCCCACCGCCTTGGCCAGGGGCTTAACGTCCGCCCCCACAGCCTCGCAGAGATTGGCCATCTCGTTAATGAAACTGATCTTCATGGCTAAAAAGGCGTTGGCGGCATACTTGATCAACTCGGCGGTTTCCAGGGTGGTTTCGACAATGGGAGTGCCGTTAAGATACAGGGGGTTGTAAATCTCCCGCATCACATCAAATGCCCGCTGACTGCCGCTGCCCACCACCACCCGATCCGGACGCATGAAATCGCTGATTGCCGCCCCTTCCCGCAGAAACTCCGGGTTGGAAACCATATCGAAAACCGCCCGGGGGTTGGCCTTGGCAATCAACCGCTGCACCTGGCGGGCGGTACCGACCGGCACCGTGCTTTTGTCGATGACCACCGTATAGTCCTGAACCAGATTGGCGGCAATTTCCTCCGCCGCCTGATAAACATAGCTTAAATCGGCATAACCGTTACCCCGCCGCACACTGGGGGTACCCACGGCAACAAAGACCGCCCGGGCACCAGCCATGGCTTCGGCCAGGTCGGTGGTGAAGGAAAGCCGACCCTGCTCCACATTCCTGGCCACCAGATCATCCAGACCCGGCTCGTAAATGGGAATCCCGCCCTGGCGCAAAAAGTCGATCCGCTCCGCCAGCTTGTCCATGCAGACTACAAGGTGAATTCGTTTTCGCTTACCAGATAGCTCTCGTCGCCTTTGGTCACCTTGGCCGTTCCGGAAACCACAATCCAGTGTTCGGCCACCATTACCGCCGAAGCGTGCCTTCAAAATTTGAACAGTTCGGTATGTGAATTTATCTTGCTTGGAATCTGCGTGAAACTGGGAGTTTCATTGATCACATCGCCTCCAAGCAGATAGATGCCGGGGAGCCTGGCAAAGAGAAAGATGTTGAAAAAGTCCGATATCTCTTGCAATTCCGGTTGACGGGTTGCGTCAAGGACGATTTCCCCTAGCTTTCTTTCATTAGCCGGAAAAAGTTGGGGTGTTGAGATTTCAACAGCCCATACGTACGACGGCATTACTTTCGCCAGGGCCAGGGGCAGTGCCTGGTCCTCCCTCTCACCTTCCCAGTCGGTTAACGACTGCAGGTGGTCCGTATACTCGGTCACCGATGCGGCTTGGGCGCGAAAGACAATTTGCTGTTTCATCGCCCATTGGATAAGGCGATTAATCCATTTGTTCCCTTTGCTCAGGGTCGAGAGTGCCGAATACAGGATATCCAAGGCGATGGCCTCGGCTTTCACTCCGCTATAGCGGATACCTGGTCGGAACAGCTCCACGACGTAATCCACCTTGTCGTGCTCGATATAGAGCCGGGGAATGCAGAAGTTGGGACCAAAGTTGTCATCATGACCGATGAAGCTGCTGGTCCAACTCTCGCTCGGCACATAGCCAGCGGTCTCCCCGATGCGAAAATAGGAAATCTCGGCATCCGGAACCCAGGTGTCCTTGTTGAAGGTATGGCCGTAAAAGGGAATAATGTGTTTTGCTTCGTATTGCAACTCCTGGCCAGTCAGGCGAAAACCGACCAGAGCGCCGCACCCTGATTCCAGGCCGGCGTAAGCATATTTCTGGTATGGTAGCTCACGGCGGCGATCATTTTGGTCCTGGCTATAATCGATATCGCTGTATTCAATGCCCAATCCAGCCAAGATCGCTCTGATTTGCGGCACACTCAGCCCCTGAGCAGGCTCAAAAGCTGGATTAACTTGTTCGGCCAGTTTATTGATCCGCCGGTAGGAGATGTCTCCTTCAAGCAAACATCTGGATATCAGGCTGCGCAGTGCCACCTGGGCGCACGCCTTGTTCAATCCATTTTGTTGGCAGTAAAGGATGCCGGTAATGATCAGTGACGTGGAACCAACCACCAGACGGTATTGGCCGGCGCGTGGAACACAGTTGTGCTCATGTGCATATTTGACGAATACAGCCTCGAAGACATGCCACTGGGCGATCGACCGAGACGGTACAGAGTCGAACTTGAGAATGGCGTAACCGACCAGATTTTCCTGATTGAGATGAGGGTGTGCTTTGGCCGACAATTCGACATTCCAGAACGAAAGTCGTAGCAGCCCGTCATTGCGATGGTCAGGATACCTGGCCAGAATGTCTTCATTTTCTTCAGTGATGATTCCTGCTACCGGAATAGTTTCAACAATAAGCGTCTGGCAGGAAAATGAGCGGGCCAAGGAAAAAAGGCGCCGGATGCTGTTGGTTTCGCCAAAACGTTTTTCGACGAAATCGAAGGACGAGAAAGGCGACTCCAACTGAAAATATTCCAGGTCGCTACTTGATACGCAGCGGTGGTCATCCAGCAACGTCATCAGCCGAAAGTCAACTCGCTCTCGGCCGCTTTGCGGTGGGCCTCATCAATCTTGTTGAGAAAATCCCGCACCTCCTTAGTATAACGCATCTTGACCTTCACGGTTTCCTGCGTTGTACCGAATTGAGAGGCGATTTCTTTTGCAAGATCAGCGTTTCCGAACGTGCCTTGCGTTTTCATTACGGGTTCCTCCTGAGTTGTGTAACGCCATCATTCTGTGTCAAAACACTATCCGAACCCGGCAACGATTGCAATGACAAAGCGTTGCTGGGCTAGCTTGAAAAACAGGAAAATTGTTCCTCCCGCAACGCTACTCCACGGTTACGCTTTTGGCCAGGTTGCGGGGCGTGCCTGGCCTGCTCCCTGCGTTCTCAAAAAACCTCGGCGTTGCAAAGCGGTACGCACTCCCGGTCTTTTGTGGAAAGCAGGGGGGGATCTTCATAGCCCCAGTCTATGCCTATATCCGGGTCGTTCCAGGCTATGCAGCGTTCGTGTTCGGGGGCGTAAAAGTCGGTGGTTTTGTAGAGGAACTCGGCGGTTGGCGTAAGGGTGAGGACGCCGTGGGCGAAACCTTCGGGTATCCATAACTGTCGCTTGTTGTCCGCCGAAAGCCGTTGGCCCACCCAGCGGCCGAAGGTGGGGGAGTTGTGGCGGATGTCCACCGCCACATCGAACACCTCGCCCTGCACCACCCGCACCAGCTTGCCCTGGGCCTTCGGCGGCAACTGATAGTGAAGGCCGCGCAACACGCCCTTTTGTGATTTCGAGTGGTTATCCTGCACAAAATTCGGCCGCAGGCCGGTGGCCGCCTGGAAAATCTTTTCGTTCTTCAGCCCCTGCCGCCTTTCAAGGGTGGCAATGTAATGCCCCGCTTCCAGCAATGATTCATGGGTGCCGGTATCCAGCCAGGCATAACCCCGGCCCATGATCTCCACGGCCAGACTGCCCTGTTCCAGGTAGAGCCGGTTAAGATCGGTAATCTCCAACTCGCCCCGGGGCGAAGGTTTATTCTGCCTGGCCAACTCCACCACCTGGTGGTCGTAAAAATAGAGCCCGGTCACGGCATACCTGGATTTCGGCCGCTGCGGCTTCTCTTCCAGCGACAGCACCTTGCCGTCGGCGTCGAACTCGGCCACCCCGTATCGTTGGGGGTCGTTAACGTGGTAGGCAAAAATGGTGGCCCCGTGCTCCCGCCGCATGGCATTGGCAAGCAGCACGTGCAGATCATGACCATAGAAGATGTTGTCCCCCAGCACCAAAGCCGCAGGCTCACCGGCAAGAAACTGCTCGCCGATAATAAATGCCTGGGCCAACCCCTCCGGGCTGGGTTGCACCGCGTATTGCAAATTGATCCCCCAGGCGCTGCCATCGCCGAGCAGTTGCTGAAAACGGGGCGTATCCTGGGGGGTGGAGATAATCAGAATATCGCGGATACCGGCGAACATCAGGGTCGATAGCGGGTAATAGATCATCGGCTTATCGAACACCGGCAGCAATTGTTTGGAAACAGACAGGGTCGCGGGGTGCAGCCGGGTGCCGGCCCCGCCGGCTAGAACAATACCTTTGCGGGTAATCATGATTCGATCAACTCCTTCAGGGTGCGTTGCACATGAAACTGCCAAGGTGGCATCACCAGGCCGAAGGCCGCCTCCAAACGGCGGCAATCAAGCCGGGAATTTTTCGGGCGCTTGGCCGGCAACGGATACGCTTCCGTCGGGATCGGCTCGATCTGCTCCGGCTTGACCAATAAAGGCCGGCCCAGGGCGGCAGCCTCGGCGACAATGAACCGGGCATAACCGTGCCACGAGGTCTCCCCGGCCGCCGTGCAATGGTAAAGACCGCCGCCGGCCTTGCCGCCAAGCATCAGCCGCAGGGCATGGGCGGTGATATCCGCCAGCAGCTCCGCCGAGGTTGGCGCCCCAACCTGATCGGCGATTACGCGCAACTGATCGCGCTCCCCGGCCAGGCGCAACATGGTTCTGAGAAAATTGCCGCCACGGGCGGCATAAACCCAGGTGGTGCGCAAAATCAGGTGTTCCACCCCGGATGCGATAATCGCCGCATCCCCCTCCAGCTTACTGCGACCGTAAACGGATTGGGGATCGGGCGCATCGCTTTCCAGGTAAGGCCCGGCTTTGTCGCCATTGTAAACATAGTCGGTTGAAAAATGGACCAGCGGTACCCCAATCGCCTTGGCCTCCGCCGCCATTGCCGCCGGGACCGCGGCATTAACCGCGTATGCCGTTTCGGCCTCGTCTTCGGCCTTATCCACGGCCGTATAGGCCCCGGCATTGACCACGGCAGCAGGTCGCCCGGCGGCGCGGATCGCCGCCCGCACCGCCTCCCGGTCGGACAGATCAACCTCCCGCCGGGTCAAGGCCAGCACCGGCCCCAAGACCGCCAAACTGCGTTGCAGCTCCCAGCCGACCTGGCCTTCAGCACCAAAAAGCAGCAAGGGCCGGTCCATCATGCCCGCTCCTGGTAATTGCGGTCCACCCATTCCCGGTAGGCGCCGCTGGTTACATTATCCACCCAGCCCTGGTGGTCGAGGTACCACTGCACGGTTTTGCGGATGCCGGTGGCAAAGCTTTCCGCCGGCTTCCAACCCAGCTCCCGCTCGATCTTGCCGGCATCAATGGCATAGCGCCGGTCGTGGCCGGGCCGATCGGGCACATGGGTCATCTGGGCCGAGTAAGAACGGCCGTCCGCCCGGGGCCGCAACTCGTCGAGCAGGGCGCAGATGGCTTCAACCACCTGGAGGTTGGTCAATTCATTATGGCCGCCAACGTTATAGACCTCCCCCACCCGGCCGGCCTGCAACACCCGGCGAATGGCCCGGCAATGATCGCCCACATAAAGCCAGTCTCGAACCTGAAGGCCATCGCCGTAAATGGGCAGGGGCTGGCCGGCCAGGGCATTGTGGATTACCAGGGGGATCAGCTTTTCCGGGAACTGATAGGGGCCGTAATTGTTGGAGCAATTGGTGGTCAGCACCGGCAGACCGTAGGTGTGGTGCCAGGCCCGAACCAGATGATCACTGGCCGCCTTGCTGGCCGAGTAGGGGCTGTTGGGCTGGTAGGGGTGATTTTCGGTGAAGGGCGGCTCGGCCGGAGCCAAGGAACCGTAAACCTCATCGGTGGAGATATGCAGAAACCGAAACTCCCCTCTCCCCACGGGAGAGGGGCCGGGGGTGAGGGGCAGCCCGCCCCAATAGTCCCGCACCACCTCCAGAAGGCGGGAGGTACCGGCCACATTGGTTTCAATAAAAGCCGCCGGGCCATGAATGGAACGATCAACATGGGATTCCGCGGCAAAGTTGATCACCGCCCGGGGCCGGTGCCGGGCCAGCAGCCCGGCAACCAGTTCCGCATCCCCGATATCTCCATGCACAAACCGGTACCGGGGATCATCAGCAACCCCGGCCAGGTTCTCCCGGTTGCCGGCATAGGTAAGCTTGTCGAGGTTGAGGACTGGTTCGCCCTCTTCCGCCAGCCAGTCCAGAATGAAATTGGCACCGATGAAGCCGGCGCCGCCGGTTACCAGTATCAAAATCCTGCCCCCCCTGATTAACCCCCGTAATATTCCCGGTACCAGGCGGTAAAACGACCAATGCCCTCCTGCACCGTGGTGCCGGGCTGGTAGTTGAAATCGCGCACCAAGTCGGTTACATCGGCAAAGGTGTCCGGCACGTCGCCGGGTTGTAGGGGGAGAAACTCTTTTTGGGCCGTCTTACCCAGGGCCTTTTCCAGGGTCTCGACGTACTCCATCAGCTCCACCTGCCGGTTGTTGCCGATGTTGTACACCCGCCAGGGCGCAGTGCTGCTGCCGGGATCGGGGTTGTCGCCGGACCACTCCGGGTTGGGAGCCGCCGGCCGGTCCAGCACCCGCACCACTCCTTCGATGATGTCGTCGATAAAGGTAAAATCCCGCCGGTGCTTGCCGTAGTTGAAGATTTTGATCGGCTCACCGGCCATGATCGCCCGGGTGAACTTGGCCAAAGCCATGTCCGGCCGGTCCCAGGGGCCGTAAACCGTAAAAAAGCGCAGACCTGCGGATTTTCAATGGAATAGCGCACCCCGGCTTGGGCCGCCAGGTTCACCACCCGCCGGGGCTGGTGCACGGCAAAAACCTCTGCCACCGCCGCCTTATCGGCCAGGTCGATGCGGCAATGGGTGTAGCCGGGATGATCGGCATGGCGGGCCAGCCGAGCCTCCTTGAGCGACGGGTCGTAGTAGTCGTTGTGATTGTCGATTCCCACCACTTGGTCCCCGCGGGCCAGCAACCGCAAAGACAGGGCGGAACCGATGAAGCCGGCGGCGCCGGTGATCAGCACTTTCATTTTATAGCTCCCTGCAACCGTCCAACCCCAATGTAGGTAAACCCCGCCTCCCGCATCATGACCGGCTCGTAAACATTACGCAGGTCGATAAACAGCGGCTGGGCCATCAACTCCCGCAATCGTTGCAGGTCCAAGGCCCGGTACTGGTTCCATTCGGTCATCAGGATCAGGGCGTCGGCGCCGGTGGCGACGGCATAGGGGTCGTCCAGGTAGCGGCATTCCGGCATTATTTTGGCGGCCTCGCGCATCCCCTGGGGGTCGTGTACTTGCAGCGCCGCCCCCTTCTCCGACAGGGCGGGCAGAATGGTTAATGCCGGCGCCTCGCGCAGGTCATCGGTTTCCGGCTTGAAGGTCAGCCCCAGCACGCCGATGGTTTTGCCGGCCTCGCTGCCGCCCAGGGCGTCGCGGATTTTCTTGATCATTCGCCCCTTCTGGGCCGCGTTCACCTCCACCGCCGCCTCAACCAGGCGGCTGGTGCTGCCGTGTTCCTGGGCGATACGCAATAACGCCAAGGTATCCTTGGGAAAACAGGAGCCGCCGTAGCCGGGGCCGGGATGAAGAAACTTGCCGCCGATCCGGCCATCCAGCCCCACCGCCTTGGCCAGGGGCTTGACGTCGGCCCCCACCGCCTCGCAGAGATTGGCCATTTCATTGATAAAGCTGATCTTCACAGCCAAAAAGGCGTTGGCGGCATACTTGATCAACTCGGCGGTTTCCAGGGTGGTTTCGACAATGGGAGTGCCGTTAAGATACAGGGGGTTGTAAATCTCCCGCATCACATCAAATGCCCGCTGACTGCCGCTGCCCACCACCACCCGATCCGGACGCATGAAATCGCTGATTGCCGCCCCTTCCCGCAGAAACTCCGGGTTGGAAACCATATCGAAAACCGCCCGGGGGTTGGCCTTGGCAATCAACCGCTGCACCTGGCGGGCGGTACCGACCGGCACCGTGCTTTTGTCGATGACCACCGTATAGTCCTGAACCAGATTGGCGGCAATTTCCTCCGCCGCCTGGTAAACATAGCTTAAATCGGCATAACCGTTGCCCCGCCGCACACTGGGGGTGCCCACGGCAACAAAAATCGCCCGGGCATCGGCCATGGCTTCGGCCAGGTCGGTGGTGAAGGAAAGCCGACCCTGCTCCACATTCCTGGCCACCAGATCATCCAGGCCCGGCTCGTAAATGGGAATACTACCCTGGCGCAAAAAGTCGATCCGCTCCGCCAGCTTGTCCATGCAAACCACCCGGTGGCCGAATTCCGCCAGACAAGCACCGCTGACCAGGCCGACGTAGCCGGTACCTACTACTGCTATTTTCATATCTACCCCTGATAGTTACCTGTTTTCAGTTTACCTTTAAATCAACAAGTTAGTGCCTCAAGCAAACGGCTGCTTCAGGCCCGCCCGTACCGGTCTTCAATGCGGACAATATCATCTTCGCCCAGGTAGGAGCCGGATTGCACCTCGATCAGCTCCAGGGGGATGGCGCCGGGGTTTTCCAGGCTGTGGACCTGGCCCAGGGGGATGAAGGTGGATTCGTTCTCGCTGACCAGATAGCTCTCGTCACCTTTGGTCACCTTGGCCGTACCTGAAACTACGATCCAGTGTTCGGCCCGGTGGTGGTGCATTTGCAGCGACAGCCGGGCACCGGGTTTCACTTTAATCCTTTTCACCTGGTAACGGCCGCCGATATCGATGCTGTCGTACGAACCCCAGGGGCGGAACACCTCGCGGTGGGTGATGTGCTCGCCACGCTCGGCGGTGGCCAGGGCCTCCACCAGAGCCTTCACCTCCTGAGCCCGCCGGCGGTCGGCCACCATTACCGCGTCCTTGGTTTCCACCACCACCAGATCACGCACCCCGAAGGTGGCCAGCAGGCGGCTTTGGGCCATCAGCAGGCAATCGCGGGTGTCGCGGGCAAGCACATCGCCGTCGCAGACATTGCCCTGCCCGTCGCGGGGCGCCGTCTCCCACAGAGCGGACCAGGAACCAAGATCGCACCAGCCCGCGTCCAACGGCACCAGGGCCGCCTCCTCGGTCTTTTCCATCACCGCGTAATCGATGGAATCGGCGGGGCAAGCCAAAAAATCCTCCCTGCTTACCCGGATGAAATGCAGATCGTGCATTTTGCCGGCCAGTGCCGCCCGGCAGGCCGCCACCATTGCCGGCTGAAACAGTTCCAACTCGGCCAGGTAACGACCGGCCCGGAACATGAACATGCCGCTGTTCCAGTAATAATCGCCGGCAGCCAGGTAATCCTCGGCGGTGGCGGCATCGGGTTTTTCCACGAAACGGCGCACGGCAAAACCGGCGCCGGTCAACTCCTCACCCCGCTGAATATAACCGTAACCGGTTTCCGGCGACTGGGGCACAATGCCGAAGGTAACCAGCTTGCCCGCCTCGGCCAAGGCCAGCCCCTGTCGCACCCCGGCCTGAAAGGCGGCCACATCGCCGATCCGGTGATCAGCCGCCAGCACCAGCAACACCGGGTCGTCGCCCTCTTCCAGCAAATGCAGGGCCGCCAGGGCAATGGCCGGGGCGGTATTGCGCCCCTCCGGCTCCAGCAGAATGGGCACCTCCTCCAACCCCAGTTGGCGCAACTGTTCGGCAGCCAAAAAGCGGTGCTCCTCGTTGCACAGCAACAAGGGCTTGTCCACCGGCAGCCCTGCCAGTCGCCGAACCGTGGCCTGCAACATGGTCAGTTCATCACCGAAGTTGTGAAACTGTTTGGGATAAAGCTTGCGCGAAAGCGGCCATAAACGGGTACCGGAGCCTCCGGCCATAATCACGGGAATCAGCATTATTACACCTCACGATTGTCAACGCTAACCCGGACCACGGTAAACCTACGTTTTATCGGTAAGCAGCTGTATCACTTTTCCGCACACGTAAGCTTCCCCGTCAAGTAGACAGTTGAAAAATAGAGTTCCCAGCGTTCTTTGACAAATACTCCGCTGGCGTCAAATCAGCCAGGGAAT
This window encodes:
- the tnpA gene encoding IS66 family insertion sequence element accessory protein TnpA, with the translated sequence MAISPLVGGRDILGGTLPEEVIMDKNGRGSKRRFWAAHVAAWERSGLTQTAYCREYGLSRHAFGWWRRKFRDRPATELPHKKLEYSRIF
- the rfbD gene encoding dTDP-4-dehydrorhamnose reductase: MMDRPLLLFGAEGQVGWELQRSLAVLGPVLALTRREVDLSDREAVRAAIRAAGRPAAVVNAGAYTAVDKAEDEAETAYAVNAAVPAAMAAEAKAIGVPLVHFSTDYVYNGDKAGPYLESDAPDPQSVYGRSKLEGDAAIIASGVEHLILRTTWVYAARGGNFLRTMLRLAGERDQLRVIADQVGAPTSAELLADITAHALRLMLGGKAGGGLYHCTAAGETSWHGYARFIVAEAAALGRPLLVKPEQIEPIPTEAYPLPAKRPKNSRLDCRRLEAAFGLVMPPWQFHVQRTLKELIES
- the rfbB gene encoding dTDP-glucose 4,6-dehydratase translates to MLILVTGGAGFIGANFILDWLAEEGEPVLNLDKLTYAGNRENLAGVADDPRYRFVHGDIGDAELVAGLLARHRPRAVINFAAESHVDRSIHGPAAFIETNVAGTSRLLEVVRDYWGGLPLTPGPSPVGRGEFRFLHISTDEVYGSLAPAEPPFTENHPYQPNSPYSASKAASDHLVRAWHHTYGLPVLTTNCSNNYGPYQFPEKLIPLVIHNALAGQPLPIYGDGLQVRDWLYVGDHCRAIRRVLQAGRVGEVYNVGGHNELTNLQVVEAICALLDELRPRADGRSYSAQMTHVPDRPGHDRRYAIDAGKIERELGWKPAESFATGIRKTVQWYLDHQGWVDNVTSGAYREWVDRNYQERA
- a CDS encoding mannose-1-phosphate guanylyltransferase/mannose-6-phosphate isomerase, with translation MLIPVIMAGGSGTRLWPLSRKLYPKQFHNFGDELTMLQATVRRLAGLPVDKPLLLCNEEHRFLAAEQLRQLGLEEVPILLEPEGRNTAPAIALAALHLLEEGDDPVLLVLAADHRIGDVAAFQAGVRQGLALAEAGKLVTFGIVPQSPETGYGYIQRGEELTGAGFAVRRFVEKPDAATAEDYLAAGDYYWNSGMFMFRAGRYLAELELFQPAMVAACRAALAGKMHDLHFIRVSREDFLACPADSIDYAVMEKTEEAALVPLDAGWCDLGSWSALWETAPRDGQGNVCDGDVLARDTRDCLLMAQSRLLATFGVRDLVVVETKDAVMVADRRRAQEVKALVEALATAERGEHITHREVFRPWGSYDSIDIGGRYQVKRIKVKPGARLSLQMHHHRAEHWIVVSGTAKVTKGDESYLVSENESTFIPLGQVHSLENPGAIPLELIEVQSGSYLGEDDIVRIEDRYGRA
- a CDS encoding UDP-glucose dehydrogenase family protein; amino-acid sequence: MHLVVCMDKLAERIDFLRQGGIPIYEPGLDDLVARNVEQGRLSFTTDLAEAMAGARAVFVAVGTPSVRRGNGYADLSYVYQAAEEIAANLVQDYTVVIDKSTVPVGTARQVQRLIAKANPRAVFDMVSNPEFLREGAAISDFMRPDRVVVGSGSQRAFDVMREIYNPLYLNGTPIVETTLETAELIKYAANAFLAMKISFINEMANLCEAVGADVKPLAKAVGLDGRIGGKFLHPGPGYGGSCFPKDTLALLRIAQEHGSTSRMVEAAVEVNAAQKGRMIKKIRDALGGSEAGKTIGVLGLTFKPETDDLREAPALTILPALSEKGAALQVHDPQGMGEAAKIMPECRYLDDPYAVATGADALILMTEWNQYRALDLQRLRALMAQPLFIDLRNVYEPVMMREAGFTYIGVGRLQGAIK
- a CDS encoding UDP-glucose dehydrogenase family protein; amino-acid sequence: MKIAVVGTGYVGLVSGACLAEFGHRVVCMDKLAERIDFLRQGSIPIYEPGLDDLVARNVEQGRLSFTTDLAEAMADARAIFVAVGTPSVRRGNGYADLSYVYQAAEEIAANLVQDYTVVIDKSTVPVGTARQVQRLIAKANPRAVFDMVSNPEFLREGAAISDFMRPDRVVVGSGSQRAFDVMREIYNPLYLNGTPIVETTLETAELIKYAANAFLAVKISFINEMANLCEAVGADVKPLAKAVGLDGRIGGKFLHPGPGYGGSCFPKDTLALLRIAQEHGSTSRLVEAAVEVNAAQKGRMIKKIRDALGGSEAGKTIGVLGLTFKPETDDLREAPALTILPALSEKGAALQVHDPQGMREAAKIMPECRYLDDPYAVATGADALILMTEWNQYRALDLQRLRELMAQPLFIDLRNVYEPVMMREAGFTYIGVGRLQGAIK
- the rfbC gene encoding dTDP-4-dehydrorhamnose 3,5-epimerase, with amino-acid sequence MKNEKIFQAATGLRPNFVQDNHSKSQKGVLRGLHYQLPPKAQGKLVRVVQGEVFDVAVDIRHNSPTFGRWVGQRLSADNKRQLWIPEGFAHGVLTLTPTAEFLYKTTDFYAPEHERCIAWNDPDIGIDWGYEDPPLLSTKDRECVPLCNAEVF